Genomic segment of Hydractinia symbiolongicarpus strain clone_291-10 chromosome 5, HSymV2.1, whole genome shotgun sequence:
TCATacgtttaaaatattaataatatagaCACGATATACGACGAGGCTCTCTATCCTTTTTACCTTTGATGTTGGTGGATTGAAGACAAATTTTGTAACTATGCATTATTCCACCCTCGTTTTCGAGGTTTCTGGTCTACATACAAGGttgtcaaaaaaagaaaaaaaggttctGTGTAAAAACATGGTTATAAGTTTGTTTTTCAAggactttttaaactttatattaAAATGAATGATTAGGAAAGCTTTCTTGAAGTTCTACAGTTAACTCTCTGATCCGAATTCCAAGGGAGATAGCGTTTTGTTCGGATTATATAGAGATTCAGATGGTAGAAAGGCTCCCTTTTTCAAATTTCAGGCTTGAAGCGTGAAAATTCGGATTAGAGAGAGAAATAGGAAAATTTGTGAAAAGGAAAAGtggtgaaaatgaaaaaatgagcAATATAATCTTTGTGATACGATTTATTTATTGCTGCAAAAGTGTTCAATCGATTGTTTCTTGTTTGATAAATTGATCGGGATCATCATCCTCAATATCGTTTTCACAATTACGTCCACTCATTTCGGCAATGATATCTACATCAGAAATACAATACAGGATACGCTGATCTCGAAGTCAATATCAACGATCTTGTCTGCTGTTAATTCGAAGTCCACGTTGAATTTATCACTTTAATCACTTAAAGACCCTGTAAATTTTCGACGAcctctttttttttattcaaactcGCGAATGGGTCATCATCGTCGTTTAAAGCCTTCTAGAGAGACTCTTTAGAAACACCAGATATTTTGAAgcagtttaaaagttttaagtttCATCAAATTGACGGTGACTTATtcgttcgaattatagaaagaTTCGAATAATAGAGATTCggattagagagagtcaactgtatgcCATTatggaaaattgaaaaaattgttttgtttcaaGTTATTTCGGTTTAAAACGTTTATCATAACAGAAAGAAAGTTTATTTAGTCGTGTCTGTCAAGCATTTGGAAAATTGTCAAGCAGCATGCTTTGAACACGTGTAAATATCAGACCATTTCCATTACGATGTACTCCCCCTCATCAATTTAAAATTACGAAACTCCTGATAAGTTGCTTTTATACCAAAGCTTTTTATCATCAACAACGGAGTGCCGCAATATCAATAACAGCTGTAATTGAACATTGCTTCCACGAAGTCCGAAAGGTTGACGACCTTTTTTAAAACGTGTTTTTATTGCGATGTAACAacgaatttttttataagctaTTCAGAAGAAGTGAAAGGAAAGATTGAAAGTAAGAATATACATCATaaattaaacataatttttttatgggATTTTAAGATAAAAGGTGTATAGGAAAATGATTGCAACGTCTATATTTTAACGTCGTAACGTCGCTTTGGAATAAATGATATGTAATCAAGGAGGATTAAAGAGAAGGCAGGCAAGAAGAGTTAGGCAGGCAATTTTCAAAGACGCTGAATTTTCTCAATTCATGGAAAGATTTAAACAACGAATCTACAGAGGAGTTGTTTGAACCTTTTACAGTTCGATTACCAATATTTGAGCTGTTTGAAAAGGTTTAAGAAgctattttattctatttttagatGTATTtgctttgactacaagaagggTCGAAATCAACTACTAGAATTTTCTATTAATTAATGCAACTCTTGTTACCATATTTCCATATTATCAACATCGATACAATTTAAAACAAAGTcagtcaacaaaaaaaaaaatcgataatGTTCGCCGGAGACTCGATAACGTTATCGGTTACAAACGTAGAGATATTTTTAGTAACATTTGATTGCTTGGCTTTAATCGGCTGTGGTCTTTCATTCTTATTAAAAGCTTCAGAATCCACGGCGGCATGTTTTTCACCGAGTTTGGCATTCATCATAAAAAACGAGAACAAGAAACTTGTGCACACAGTGGAGTTGATCTGGAGAATTTCAGTACTATGTTGTATTCTGTTAATGATTTTAGTATCCTGCACAACCCGGTTGGAAGACACGGGATACTGTTTATTGTTAATGTGCGTTCATGTTGCTGTTATAACGATTAACTTTGCGACGTTGCATGTCGCAATACTTGGGGTCGAGGATTCGACCAAGAAAAGTCTACTCCGAAAAAAAAGTGTGTTGTtaaatatttagaaataaacaaactttatatACATACATtagatatttttattaatttaatattaTCTTTCTTTAAAAGGATTTTAAAGTTATTCGATCACGACACGTTGACCCACAAATCGCCTTTTAACCTGGAGTCTACTTTAAAGAGCAGTAACTTTCTTGATTTTTGCCTCTGTTCACAAAAgttgatattttgaaaaatttcaaaTCGAAAGATTGTGAaagttttttacaaataattCTCTGCTCTTAAAAGTTACTATTCTTTATCAATTGTTtagtaaagaaaaattttttaactattttttagtCCTGTACCTCTATCTTTAATCTTTACCCCCTCTCTCACTCAATTATCTGAATTACGAAAGTAAAACTAGAGAAGAGTAAATAAAATTTACTCTTCTCTAAAAGAGACGATCGACTTACATTTGAATTTGGATCTTGTTTATAAaatctgaaaatttgaaagtaaaaaacttGAGTTTCTTTACCacattcataaaaaataaagttcacTTGTAAAGATCTTTTcgaaaattttccaaaaaaacatgGCATTTCGCGATTTTCTGTCATTTAACCTTATTATTAGACTTTTTTTCTCCCCTTAAATTGTGTACTACTTATGTTAACTTTTCTTAGGGTGACTTTTCTTAACCGTCTTCAATCATTACACCGACCCCtgacctcgcaagctcggtcaGCACTTAGACCTCGGGCGATATTTTGCAGTACAGCtcggggtaatcggttattattgtattattatTGTTCTCTTTCCACACAAGGTACGTAATACGCATGGGTTGTTTCTGCTTCTCATACTCCCTAACACAGGGTTAAATTGGTACTGGCAGAAGCCTACCCTTAGTTAACAAAAAACGATAATACGAATATTTCATggagaattattatttcacctttcATTTGACATTTTAAGGTGAACGTGACATGGCCGGACAAGAATACAAAGGTACCTCTAATACCGTAACCTTTTCCTGGCTCGGAAGTCACATGCCGTCCACTGTGGTGGTAAGGTGCGGAACCCCTTCACTGTTTTACATGGGAGACGCGGAATTATGTCCACAAAaggagaaaaaagaaagaagagcaACGGCTATTTCCAACAGTGGaatattttgtgtttgctaATGTTCTTCTAAGGAGAAAactcacatcaaaatttaagtaattttccaatttttttagtGGAATCGAgccaaaaaaaggttaaaaagtcATAATTACATTAATTACATGAAACttcgaatttttttatatatatttattaatacATATAATCTATCATTTTTAATGTGCATTTTTATTACAATCCGCAGTATCCGCACGCAATATTTAAGCATGAAGGTTTTTGTTTGGACTACGAAAGGTAAGTTGTCAATCTGTCAAAAAAAGAACCTTActagatattaaaaaaaaatgtgttaataataaaaaaataaaacagttttCTCATTTTAATGTCACGTGTTAGTCTGTCATGCTACGAATGTTGTGGCTtcaattttatcaatttttcgaaAATGGCATCAGATAATTTCGCTTCCTTCGTGGTATTACGCAAGCAATTAAAGAGAAGTGATACCCTGCACATTGGGCAGAGCTCTAATTTCGTTGCACATTCAGCACAAAAATCGTGTCCATTTTCACACTTAAATATTGTCTTCGGAATTTCATAGCAAATAGGGCAACCAAAATCACTTGCCAGCGAATCAGTAACAGTATCgtcaagtaaaaagaaaaataaacttgTAAGAGTAATCTCCCTCTTTTTGGACGCTAGTGTCAAAGCAGATtcgttgttcttgttttttacaTATGGAGATGCACCTTTCTTTAGTAGCATTTCAGCTGCTGAAAGATCAACATGATCATTGAAACTTAAGTGCAACGCTGTGTCTCCATctgaattttgtttgtttatttttagctgTGATTTATTCCTCTGAAGCAACAAATTTATGACCATCTCATTTTTCGCCCTTACTGCTAAATGAAGTATCGAGTCGCCTTTTTTATTGAGGTTGTTTACATCTACATGATTTGAGGATATCAAGGCAAAAATGATATCCTTTTGCTTGTTTAGTAAAGCGTAATCAACAGCGTTTAAACCAACTTGATCACATTTAGTGACGTCAACATTATGCGTCAGCAGCAACGAAACAATCTCTGTCCGACCACTTTTAGTTGCCGTAATTAACGGAGTTTCtttagcaaaattttgaataGATTTAATGCCAGGGTATAACCAAAGTAGTTCTTGCAGGTTATCAAACGCCAAATCAGAAAAATCATAATTTTCTATTGCAGTGTGAAGGACTGTATTTCCGTCAACATCTACTACAATTTTTGAATTACTTCCGTGATATTTCAAGAGCTCTGAAACACCTTGGTGAAACCTGTACTCGAATGCAACATGCAAAGGAAGCTGACCCAGTGAGTTCTGAATTTCAGTTATGACTCCATGCTTTAGTAAAAGGAAGAAAATTTGGAATGATCTTTGCTCCGCTGCTACGTGCAAACATGTGTTGCCACTGCAATCCTGGATGTTTACATTGGCATCATTTTTAATCAACATTTCCACAAGTTCGTACTGTCTTGTTTCGACAGCTTTAAGCAGCAGTGTTTTACCAAAGGCGTCTATTTCATTGATATTAGCAGCGTTCTCGAGTGCCTTAAAAATAGAGTTTTGAAGAACCATTCCAGCATTTAAGTTAGCCAAATGTTTGTTATGAGGCCCAAAAAGAATCGTTAAAATTCCTGGAAGATTGGTTAATACATCTCTTTTTTTTCGTATATTCGATTTAACTATGTATGCTCTTAAAATGATTTTGATAATCTCCTTGCGATGGGTAATACAAGCAATTCTTAACGGTGTTCTTCCATGTCTATCTTTCATTTGCAAGCCTGTGGTTTGCATACCGTTGGAGAAACATAGATTTGTCATTACTTCTTCGTGCCCTTCAAATGCAGCAATATGCATTGGACACATACCGATTGTATTACGATACGTAACGTCCGCGCCATTTTTGATCAATAATAGTGCAATGTCAGCGTTATTATTGTAGCTGGCAAAATGAAGAGGCGTATTACCGTGTGTATCATGGCAGTTTATATTGGTCGTCAATTGAAGCAAGAACTCTAGAATAGCgttatcttttatatttttgtataacgCGTAAAGAAACGGTGTTTGATTGTGTTTATTTAATGGATGAAGAGCACTATATGCTGCCACTATTTTAATGATAGGTAACTGCTTCGTGTCGATTGCTTTGTGTAAAATGGATTCTATGTTAACTTCACCAGTTGCCATGCTATGTTCCAAGAAGAAAATAACCTTGGTGACATTTTGAGCTTTAGCAGCTACAAGACACGGCGTTTCTCCATTTTTATTAGTCGCGTTGATATCGGTCTGTTTGCAGTGTGAGAGTAAGAGTTTGAGAAGGTCATCTCCAAATTGATATCTTGCAACCTCATGTAAGACTGTGTTGCCATCGTCATCGCGTAATGACACATCCGCTCCATGTTTTAGCAGTTGTTTTGCTATTTTTGGATTATAAAGTTGTTCATCAACAGCTAAATGTAATGGACTTCTGTAGAAGCTGCACATATAGTTCACATCAGCTCCatagaatagaagaagtttCACAAAGTCTAGTTTTCCTCCTCTTATACTGTATGTCAAAAGATTATCTGAACCAATTAAAGTTTGTTGTACCAAGCGCCTTTTCATTAACAATTTTCGAGCGATGTATTTAAGTTGGTTGTTATCTACAGCCTTAATTAGTTTGTTTGCTGTCTTTGTATCCATTTTTACACATAAAACTCATAAgtttttttctacattttaaCAGACCTTTGACTTTCCACTTTGTTTAGTGTTTATGAAAATATACCGTAAGCAAAATTATACAAACAGACCTGGTTTCTATTACACACCTTAAAAATTCTTAACAATAAATACAAATTTAATAATCATATTTAAGTCATTTTGTAGCATGTACGAACCGTCTATAATTATTCAtccaattaaaaatatatttcctaTTTTATATTTCCAATCGAAATAACGTCATCTTTGTTGTATTCGACAAAACCTGATTAAGCTCGTGTACAGCACTTTTCTCTGAGGTACAGACGAAGgctacaattttatttatttattaacacGCATTGGGATGGATTTTTTAATATGCTTAGAAATAACAAACAAGTCGCCATACATTTTATCTTTtagaaacttgtttttataaatttatgaaGGCAAACAAAACATTGACTATAGAAACATTTAttgttttctgaaaaaaaataacttattccaAAAATAACTTATGGAAGATTTATTTTTGTCATCGTATCGGACGTGTTATCTACAACAGAATCTGTGGCAGTAATTCAACCCACCCTTTTCAGTTGTGAATAAATGCATCTTATATAACACGCGGAAGtcatttaaattcttttaaagtCTTTTAATTTAAAGTCTTTTAATGTCGAAGTAATTACCGTAACAATTCGTAGCCATGTTGGTTGCTTAATCTTTTGGTGAGTGTGAACCGTTTTATGTTTGGTATTAATAAGGCCCTGGTTCAGGAGGTGATAATGTCAAGCataatttttctcattttgaaaAGCCTatttgagacttaattgaagatTATATCATAAAAATTGGTATACAATATGAGAATtctggcttaacccggcgtttcgacgccagGTGCCCTGGCTCTATAGCAATAGTCGTATTCTGTTTGTCTGTCGGCGAGAAAATACgacgtgttacggaaacacgaaatgcaatatataaaggacgggcgaccccgtcgATTCTTCCATGGGCgaccgactagtctctttaataatagccgtattctttCTGTCTGTCCACAAAAAAAACATCGTGCTACGGGACACGAAATACGGTGGTGGCTCcactccgtggatttttccacgggttaacgatctatattataatacccgtctGTCAGTATGCGAGGCAAAGTAAAacaagtttcttttttaaaaaccgGAGCATTGCTTACAGCTATAGTCACAGAAATAATTCCTGTCCAGTTTTTGAAATCCCTAGCGGCATGGTTGAGTGAGACAAAGTATACCAAGTTTCTTCTAAATTAAAAGCACGGAATCGCATGTTGGATATAGTCTTGTCTATCCTAAAAATCTGTGTAACAGTAGCCATTTGAAATATCCCTTTTAGAACTTTGTATTTTCTAAATACTGTGTACTTgagaaatatttgttttctataCCTTTGTGCAGTTTAGGGAaagttttttagtatttttagccatgcaacaaacaaatcaattttaagatttaGTCTATAAACGTACACTGTGATCcgaaggtagctagctagagtaTTTTGTTCAGTTTGATTGCCAACTTTATTCTTTCcttctttttgtgttattttcacCAAGCTGATTTTTAACTTTAGCTCAACAAAGTTGTAAACCTAACTTCAcattttcattcatttattatgTTTACCCACCATACCTTTATATTATGGTTAATGATGGTGAAGTTATAGCTAACTTTGCAATTTGGAGTGTATTGACATAACTAGCAGTTTATGGGCACGTCAGTGTGGGTGAACAGGTTTTCAAAAAGGCAGCACATAGTTGTTGGGAATGACAGACTGTGCTTTTACTCCAATCAAAGCCAAGAATAACCTAGTTAACTAGGCTTTCTTCGGGTTAATAAAAGGAATTTCTCTCAAATGAAAGCTCGGACGCAAACGAATGTGTCGACGCAAATCCCTAAATTTCAAATTCAGTTCAAAGCAAAccccgaattaaaatcaactaatcagcacaaagctggcgtggtcacatcttaccctcTTAGATAATAggagaattaattatatttgtttgggTGAGTGATGCCATTTGCTTAAAACATGAGTAAGAACAATAGaagtaaccaatcaaaatgAGTAATTTTTCCTACATTAACTATTCCAATTTCCTGTTGattagaaaaattatgctggtcCTCTTGGCTAAGCAAAAAAAGTTAGCGGTCACTCTTTTTGTTAAATGACAATTTTGAGTATCTGGTGAAAACTTATATTTTCAAAGTTTTGCAACATTTATTGCATGTGCCACATGTTTGATAGGCTGTGTTTAAGTAGTTAAAGGATGAAAGACATCCTTTGAAAATTCACAAAGAATTGAGTGGTGGTCTATAATGCCGGGCATCAACCCTGCTCATGTCGTATCGTgggatataaaaattaagtttgatCAACATTTGAccaaaaaagataaaacaagCTCATTTGGTTTGAAATTTTCTCAGAATATGTACAGGCTTGGAAGAAAtcactaaaaaaattatacctattTCTTTGTTCTTCGGTCaaaatccatttttttctttaaaaagtatCATCGCCCTCCCCTAAAATGTATAAATTCTGGATCTCCTGGAAATATAGCTCTTGAGTCTTAAAGCATCCAATAAAAATCTTTAAGTCATTAATCCTCTTTGTACTCATATTTGATTCCCAAAATGATCCGGGTACGCTCAATCATGACAATATGATGACTACGGTTTTTAATTAGTTAAGGGTGAAAACAAGCCGGAGATCTTTGTCTTCAttcatttattgtttattttactcTTCGTCCCTGTGCTTTTTACAACTGCGATGAATTAAATGAAAGTAAGTGTTTAAGCGGTCCAAATTTTTAtgatttactttttatttaccaTAACGACTCCAATAATCATTAACTTAGCAatagaaaatgtgtttttttatgaTGTGTGAATTTATAGAAAACAGTAGCAAGCTTAATCGGGATGGTGGCTCAGTTACCATGACAAAAGTCCCCCTCCTTCTCCCTGTGACGCAAAAAACCAACGAGACAAAAAAACCTACCCATTGGCTTATTGTCAAAGGTACTTACAGGATGAATACTAGCATTCTAATCAAAGCAGCTCGTTTCTGAATAGAATCAGTTAATTTTGTTAGCGCCAACAAGAATTGTTACATTACTAGCTGTGTTTACAACGACTCAATCTGTTCAATAACCCCCATGCCCTTCAAACACCGCATATATTAGGGATACATTAAAACAAACGCCATCGGAAAGAGAAGATGGGTCCcttttttggcataaaataattttaagttttttttgctaGAAGAATAGAAACATGACTGTAATTGTTAGTAAGATTTTCATAAGTTCATTGCCTCCCAGTTTAAATGGTTGCGTTTAAAACTCTCAATCTTCATTGCACTTAAGTTAATAACATTTTCTAAAGTTTATTTGGCTGTCGAAAACGATGTCCGTCTGTAAGCGATTAAAAGTTCACTTGTTTCAACTACCTAAGCTGGTAAACGCGACgcagacagaaaaaaaatttaatgcacACTCCAGAGTACTAAATGCTGAGACCTGCAAACGTAAACGCTTGGAGGCAACTAagtatgaaaatttttaaaaactttgttacAATTTGTACCAAACTTGTACTtgtcaataataaaaaagtttaaattttatttatcgaaCAAGGGATTATTCTTTCATTTCATTAAAGttcaggaaaaaaaattgtgaaaactcTAAAACTCAGCCCGATGTCATATTCGAAGAATTGATAAATTGAAACCACGACATTCGTAGCCTGACAGACTAACACGTGACATTAAAATGTGAAGAATGGaaaactattttttctttttttattattgacacattttcttttttatatagcaAGGTTCTTTTCTCTGACAGATTGGCTACTTGCCTTTTGTCGTGGGAACTATAAACCTTCATGCCTTAAAGTTGCGTGCGATTAGTTTATAAAAACTATGCTTGAAttgtgataaaaatatatattaacaatcATAGATTATATAGatcaataaatatatatagcaaatttgatgttttatagaatgcCTAATTAACATGATGggtaagaagaagaagaagaagaagaagaagaagaagaagaagaagaagaagaagaagaagaagaagaagaagaagaagaagaagaagaagaagaagaagaagaagaagaagaagaagaagaagaagaagaagaagaagaagaagaagaagaagaagaagaagaagaagaagaagaagaagaagaagaagaagaagaagaagaagaagaagaagaagaagaagaagaagaagaagaagaagaagaagaagaagaagaagaagaagaagaagaagaagaagaagaagaagaagaagaagaagaagaagaagaagaagaagaagaagaagaagaagaagaagaagaagaagaagaagaagaagaagaagaagaagaagaagaagaagaagaagaagaagaagaagaagaagaagaagaagaagaagaagaagaagaagaagaagaagaagaagaagaagaagaagaagaagaagaagaagaagaagaagaagaagaagaagaagaagaagaagaagaagaagaagaagaagaagaagaagaagaagaagaagcacTAAAAGATTgagaagaagaacaagaagaacaagaagaagaagaacaagaaaaaagaTTGAGATGTCGTGCATTATAAATGTAACAGCGAAAAGATGAAATAAAGATATactatttaaacaaagagcaaagacaaatgaattttaaaaaaaagtattgtgCCATACAAAATAACACAGTTAAAAATGGAAATGTTAGTTTTTCTCAATTAGAATTACTATTTGAATAATTAATTGTATAAACTTAAATAATCAAACGAAAGCTAACACTACCACATTTAACACGAACATTTCTTTCCAGCTACATGGTTATTTGCAGGATGTATTGGGTTGCGCAGCTCATACTTGTAATTTCATCGTTAGCATGTTTTCTCCACTTTCTTGGTTTGTATATGATGAGCGCAAAAAAGCCTTCGATCaccttacaaaaatatttactcATCAATTTATCGGTTAACGAAATTTTAAGATGTGCAACTACCCTTGTGGAAATAGCGTTACTAGAAAATACAAATGTTAGTAACATTAAACCTGGTCTATGTTCACACTATCTACAGGTAACTAAGGAAGCACTGTTTTTTCCGTTCTTCACAGTTATGATTTTGTTGACTCAGGATAGGTTTTGTGCAGCGTACTTGCACATAAAATATAGAAGCTCGTGGTTTCGAGCACATGCCAAGTTGCTTAGTATTGTTGGCTGGTGTCTATGTGGTGTGTACGCCGTTATCTTGACCACAATATCTGAACTAAATCATAATTGGTTAAAGCATTTTAGTGAAGCTTTAACAAAAGTATTTCCAGTTTTAACAATGGTTTTGATCATTCAGTTTTTTATCACATACACTTATGTTATTGTGGTTATTCGCAGGATTAAAAAAAGACACCCATCTCGCGTACAAAACAACTACAAAGAACTTCTACTTTGCTTCATTATTTTGACGTATGTTATTTTCAAAGGAATTCCGGATATCAGGTATTTTATTTCACCGGTTGCCGACAAAGCAATGAGTCACTATTTGCACATTGGAGAGCATTTAAATATGCTTTCGGACccgttaatatatatttttatgcaaaCAAATATTCGACTTCACCTGACCGACTTGTTGCAACGCTTTCgcaccatttttgaaaacctcaCGTCGAACGAACAGCAACAGCAAAGTCGACATTGGCAGTATAAAGACAATGCAGTAAACAGTGGTGGGGAAATAATGCAAATGGTCTCAATTTAATACCTGCACTGTTCAGATATATGTTTTGTAAAAACGTCTGCTTTTATGATGTAGCTATGTGATTTTCAAATGTTACCCAGGATGCTTTGCTAGCTTAGAAGTTATAAACCTGACGGGTCTGCTGTGTTTCTAACAAGACAATAGGACGGTTTTTAACTGTGCATGATTACTGAAGCAACAAATCACATATTGCGATTTATGCTGGCATTAGATTTACATTGTAGATTTGATAATAGTGTTTACATGCTAAATAACTTCCATTCACAA
This window contains:
- the LOC130645442 gene encoding putative ankyrin repeat protein RF_0381, with the protein product MDTKTANKLIKAVDNNQLKYIARKLLMKRRLVQQTLIGSDNLLTYSIRGGKLDFVKLLLFYGADVNYMCSFYRSPLHLAVDEQLYNPKIAKQLLKHGADVSLRDDDGNTVLHEVARYQFGDDLLKLLLSHCKQTDINATNKNGETPCLVAAKAQNVTKVIFFLEHSMATGEVNIESILHKAIDTKQLPIIKIVAAYSALHPLNKHNQTPFLYALYKNIKDNAILEFLLQLTTNINCHDTHGNTPLHFASYNNNADIALLLIKNGADVTYRNTIGMCPMHIAAFEGHEEVMTNLCFSNGMQTTGLQMKDRHGRTPLRIACITHRKEIIKIILRAYIVKSNIRKKRDVLTNLPGILTILFGPHNKHLANLNAGMVLQNSIFKALENAANINEIDAFGKTLLLKAVETRQYELVEMLIKNDANVNIQDCSGNTCLHVAAEQRSFQIFFLLLKHGVITEIQNSLGQLPLHVAFEYRFHQGVSELLKYHGSNSKIVVDVDGNTVLHTAIENYDFSDLAFDNLQELLWLYPGIKSIQNFAKETPLITATKSGRTEIVSLLLTHNVDVTKCDQVGLNAVDYALLNKQKDIIFALISSNHVDVNNLNKKGDSILHLAVRAKNEMVINLLLQRNKSQLKINKQNSDGDTALHLSFNDHVDLSAAEMLLKKGASPYVKNKNNESALTLASKKREITLTSLFFFLLDDTVTDSLASDFGCPICYEIPKTIFKCENGHDFCAECATKLELCPMCRVSLLFNCLRNTTKEAKLSDAIFEKLIKLKPQHS